CGGGCGGGTTTGCGCAGGGCCTTTGACTCGGTGGTGATGCGCTCGACGTCGGAGCTGGTCACGAGGCCGCGCAGACGGTCGTCATTGTCCACGACGAGCATTTTATTGATGCCCACGTGGAGGGAAAAGAAGGCGTCGGCGGCCTTGATCGGGTCCTTGGCCACGGCGCGTTTGTTTTCGACGATGAGGTGCGCGCGGGGCGTCATCACCTCGGCGATTTTTTTTGTCTTATAGCGTTCCTTGAGAACGTTGCCGGAGACGAGGCCGATGAGCTTCCCGTCGGCGTCGGCGACGGGGAAGGTGGAAAAGGCGTATTTCTTCTGCTCGATGCGGGCGAGCAGGTCGCCGACGAGCACATCCGGCGTGGTCGTGATGGGGTCCTGGATGAGGCCGTGGATGTGGCGTTTCACGCGCGCCACCTCGCGCACCTGGTCGCGCGGGGGCATGTTGTAGTGGATGAGGCCGAGGCCGCCGTTGAGCGCCATGACGATGGCCATGCGCGACTCGGTCACGGTGTCCATGTCGGACGAGATGATGGGGATGTGGAGCCGGAGCGTGTCGGAGAGCGCGGTGGCGGTGTCGGCGTCGCGCGGAAGAATTTCCGAGTAAAGCGTGGCGAGCGACACGTCGTCGAAGGTGAGGGCGACAGGCAGGCTGGCGCGGAAGAATGCGTCGGCGGATTGATAAAATTCCGCATCGAGCGCGGAGGAGGATTTTTGAGCAACCTTGGTCATGGTTGCCTCGGGTGAATTAACCGTTCGCACGGAAAGAGCAAGGGGCATTTTTTCCAAAAATCGTTCTCGTTCCTCATTCTCTCGTTCTTGAAACGCCACGAAGAAAAAAGAGAGAACAAGAACGAGCAAGAGAACGAGAACGATTTTTTGGGGTGACGGGCAAGGCGGCGCGGTGGCACGATGCGGAGGATGAGCGCCGAGATTTACTCCATGACGTTTCGCCGTTACTCGCTGCCTTTCCGGCAGCCGGTGCGGACGGCACACGGCGCATGGACGCGGCGCGAGGGCGTGATTGTGCGGCTGTCCAACGAACGCGGCTCGACGGGATTGGGCGAGGCGGCGCCGATTCCGTGGTTCGGAACGGAAACCGCGGACGAGGCGGCGGCGGCATGCGAGCGGCTGGGCGCGCGGGTGAGCCGGGAGCAGATCGAAGCGATCCCGGAACGGCTGGGATGCCTGAAGTTCGCGCTGGCGTCGGCCCGGGCGGAATGCGCGGCGGCGGACGGCGTGGATGCTGGGCCTGACGACTACCTGACGGTCGCCGCGCTCCTGCCGGCGGGCCGGGCGGCGCTGGAAGTCGCGGCTCAACGGGCGGAGGCGGGATTTCGCACGTTCAAGTGGAAGGTCGGCGTGGCGGACGCCCTCGATGAATTGGTGCTCCTCGACGACTTGCTGGCCGCGCTGCCGGCAGGGGCGCGGCTGCGCCTGGATGCAAACGGAGCCTGGGACCGGCGGACGGCGGAACGCTGGCTGGGCCGGTGCGCGGATTTGCCCATGGTGGAATTTATCGAGCAGCCGGTCGCGGCGGCGACCCCGGACCGCGAAACCGATGCAAGGGCGCGGTCGAATGCGATGGATCTGCTGCTGGGGCTGGCCGGGGATTTTCCGGTGCCGCTGGCGCTCGATGAATCGGTCGCGAGTTCGCGCGACGTGGCCCACTGGCTGGATGCGGGATGGCCGGGATTGTTTGTGCTGAAACCCTCGTTGCTCGGCGACGCGGCCGGCACGCTCGGACGGCTGCGGGCGGCGGGAGGCGACGCGCAAGACGGCGGAAGAGTCGTGTTTTCATCGGCCCTGGAAACAGCCGTGGGCGCGCGCGCGGCGCTCGAATGGGCGTTGCGGTGGAAGGCGGAAAATTTTCGATTTTCGATTCTCGATTCTCGATTGGGCGCTGCCGCGCCGGATTCCCAAATGGAGCGGCAGCTCCATCAATCGAGAATCGAGAATCGAAAATCGAAAATTTTCCGCGCCGCCGGTTTCGGCGTGTGGCCTTTGTTTGAGGATGCGCGGTTCAACGGACCGGAAGCCGCGCCGTTTGTGCGCGCGCGGGACATCCGGCTTCTGGACGGGGAGGCGGCATGGAACGCCCTGAGCTGAGACGGCTGGCCCTCGAAACAGGCCGCGCGGTGGAGCGGGGGGATTTTGTGTTTTTGTGCGACCCGGAATGGGGCGCGGCCGAGCGGGCGGAGTTTGGGCAAGTGGCGCGGGAGGCCGGGGGCATCGCCGCAAAGCGCGGATGGCTGTGCCTCTCGACCGGCGGGACGAGCGGGCGGGTGCGGTTTGCGCGGCATGACGAGGAGACGCTGGGCGCGGCGGCGCGGGGATTCTGCGGGCATTTCGGGCTGGAGCGGGTGAACGCGGTGGATGTGTTGCCCGCGCATCACGTGAGCGGATTCATGGCGCGGGTGCGCTGCGCGGCCACGGGCGGCATCCATCTGCCCTGGGCATGGAAACGACTGGAAGCGGGGGATTGCCCTGAGCCGCCCTCGACGGACGGCTGGGTGCTCTCGCTGGTGCCCACCCAATTGCAACGGCTGCTCGGCGACGCGGACGCGGCACGGCGCGGGCGCGCGGCGGACTGGCTGCGCCGCTTCGAGGTGATTTTTCTCGGCGGGGGCCCGGTGTGGCCTTCGCTTGCGGATGCGGCCGCCCGGGAAGGGCTGCGGATATCGCTCAGCTACGGCATGACCGAAACCGCCGCGATGGTGACGGCGCTGCGTCCCGGCGAGTTTGCGGAAGGCGCGAGAAGCTGCGGGACGGCGCTGCCGCACGCACGGGTGGAACTGGTGGACGAGGAGACCGGCGATGTGTATCCAAAATCAAGATACGAAGGCCGCGTCGGGCGGGTGCGCATCGCCGGCCCGAGCGTGTTTCGCGGCTACCTGCCGGCAAGCGCCGGCGCGGCCGGGCCTGACGGCGTCCTGATGACCGAGGACCTGGCGTTCCTCGATGCGCGCGGCGGTCTCAACATCGCGGGACGCCGCGACGCGGTCATCATCACGGGCGGCAAAAAAGTGCTGCCGGGGGAGGTCGAGGCGGTGCTGCGGTCGAGCGGCGAATTTTCCGATGTCGCGGTGGTGGGCGTGCCGGACGCGGAATGGGGCGAGCGCGTGGTGGCGTGCTATCCCGGAGGAGACCCCGAGCCCGACTGGGAGGCGGTCGGGCGGGCCATGCATTCATTGTCGGGCTACAAACGCCCCGCACGCTTCATCCCGATGACGCCCTGGCCGCGCAACGCGCAGGGCAAGGTCAGCCGCGCGCGCCTGCGCGCCCTCGCCGCCGCCCCGGAATGAGAGGCCGCGCGGCTTACTTTGTTTCCATGGTAAAGATCCCGTTCCAGTCGGGCGGCGGCGGATTTGCCTTCATCCACATGCAGCGCTGCATGAACAGGCGCGAAGGCGTGAGTTGTCCCTCGATCAGCGTCTGCGTGCACTCGAGCCGGCTCGCCTGCATGAAAAGCGCCGCGGCCCGGTCCCAATCCTGCCGGCGGTAAAGCTCCAGTCCCTCGCCGAAGAGCCCCCGGCACTCCAGAGCCATCGGAGGCAGCTCCTCCGCCAGCCCCATCACCTCGAAGACGTCCACCGGCTGCGAGCGCCCCTTCACCACCACGGTGTCGAGCAGGCGAAACACGCACGGGCAGCCGGCG
This genomic stretch from Termitidicoccus mucosus harbors:
- a CDS encoding AMP-binding protein → MERPELRRLALETGRAVERGDFVFLCDPEWGAAERAEFGQVAREAGGIAAKRGWLCLSTGGTSGRVRFARHDEETLGAAARGFCGHFGLERVNAVDVLPAHHVSGFMARVRCAATGGIHLPWAWKRLEAGDCPEPPSTDGWVLSLVPTQLQRLLGDADAARRGRAADWLRRFEVIFLGGGPVWPSLADAAAREGLRISLSYGMTETAAMVTALRPGEFAEGARSCGTALPHARVELVDEETGDVYPKSRYEGRVGRVRIAGPSVFRGYLPASAGAAGPDGVLMTEDLAFLDARGGLNIAGRRDAVIITGGKKVLPGEVEAVLRSSGEFSDVAVVGVPDAEWGERVVACYPGGDPEPDWEAVGRAMHSLSGYKRPARFIPMTPWPRNAQGKVSRARLRALAAAPE
- a CDS encoding o-succinylbenzoate synthase; amino-acid sequence: MTFRRYSLPFRQPVRTAHGAWTRREGVIVRLSNERGSTGLGEAAPIPWFGTETADEAAAACERLGARVSREQIEAIPERLGCLKFALASARAECAAADGVDAGPDDYLTVAALLPAGRAALEVAAQRAEAGFRTFKWKVGVADALDELVLLDDLLAALPAGARLRLDANGAWDRRTAERWLGRCADLPMVEFIEQPVAAATPDRETDARARSNAMDLLLGLAGDFPVPLALDESVASSRDVAHWLDAGWPGLFVLKPSLLGDAAGTLGRLRAAGGDAQDGGRVVFSSALETAVGARAALEWALRWKAENFRFSILDSRLGAAAPDSQMERQLHQSRIENRKSKIFRAAGFGVWPLFEDARFNGPEAAPFVRARDIRLLDGEAAWNALS